In Candidatus Manganitrophus noduliformans, the sequence ATCCCCGCCTATCGTTCCGGGAGCGTCGATAAGATAAAGACTCCACTGACTTGGATCGATGCACCCCCCGACGCAGAAGGCATATTTCAGATCGCCGTTTCTGCTATCTCCATAGATGACATGAAGACGGTTTTGTCCATCGATTCTTATCTGCGTACACTTCCCGGTCCCCGGATTCGAGTCGACTGTAATGGTTGTCCAATTTCCCTTCTGGGTACAATCTTTCCCGGTTGCACAGAAGGCATATTTGACGTTCCCTTCTGGATTAAGAGATCGATAGGTAATATGGACCCCATCGCTGTTTACAGCGAGTGAGTTCTCCCTTCCCACATTCCCTATATCATCGACAACACCCAGGGACCACTCCTGAACTGTTTTACAGCTATCCGGTGTCGTCAGCGGGCAGGTGGCATATTTCAACGTCTCATTGGCATAGTAACTGATGTGAATGGCGTCGTTGGTGATAAAAGTAGAGTTCGGCTCGGCATAATTGTTGTTCCCCGGCTCCCACCCTCCGTCCACCCTGACCCTTGTCCAGGCAGGTGATTTGGTCCCGGTAGACGCTGGCCTAAGACAATTTTGAGAACAGGTCGCATAATAAAGGGCATTATCTGACTGAATTCCGTGGACAGAATCTACAAAGGTCTGATTTTTAGCCTTGTAGCTGATATGAATCCGCTCGTTACCGTCCACCTTGATCTGGGTGTAGGTCACCGCATCCGTCGTGTCGTCCACGATAACCGATTGCCAGCGACCCGATGCGTTCGTCGCGTATTTTAAAATCTTGTTAGAATCAGATTGAAGCTGATCGATAGCGGATTGATTCGCCGCTATAGAGATCTGAGCGATGCCATAGTCCCGGTAGCTTACGTGGATCTGATGGTTCTGATCGATTGCCATGTTCCCATCTCGCCCCAACCCTTGAGGGCCGGACCCCTGATCGATGATCTCTTTTTGCCAGCTATCCAAGAAGCTGCAATCGTTTTCGCTAGCACACCAGGCGTGTTTGAGCGCCCCGTCAGAAGCCGAAAGGTAGGTGATATGAACTGTCGTTCCATTGGAATCGGAATAGACAGCGACAGTCGTGGCTTCGCCGGCATCTTCAACAGGAACATCGACCAAATGACCGTTCCCATCTATTTGCTGTTCTGTGATTCCCCCCCCATCGATCATGACTTTTTTAAAGCCAAGATCTTCTGAAGAAGTCGGAGGCTCCGTCGGAGCGGGATTGGATGATCCCTCTCCGCCATCCGAATTTCCGGATGATCCCCCTCCCCCGTCCGAATTTCCAGAAGAGTCGCTCTCTATATCATTTTTAACACTGCCCTCTCCACTGCTTCCGCATCCCGATAAGGTGATGGCGATGAGAAACAAACCGACAATCCACCCTTTCAATCCAAGATTTTTCATGACAAATCCTTTAAAGAGTCGTTCCCATAATTTCAAAAGAATACCGACGCTTCATCTGACTTTCCAAACAAAGAATCAATGACGCACTTTCTTTCTCTTTCCACATCCTAATTTTAGGCACCTGCGATCTTTGAAACTGAAATTAATGCGGTATGGACTCTTATCGTCAGCTTATAATGAATCTCCTGAGTTATTTTTATAAATAAAAAGCCCATGGTGATTGTATCTCACCTTGGGCTTCTGGGTTCTTTGGTCCTTCGACCACCAGCCTCTTAGGAGTATAAAATAATTCTTAATATTAATTGAGTATTCAATCTTGCATAATCCATATGCCTTGTCAAGCTTTTTTTAATACTTAGTTCAATCCAGCGGGTAGATTAATTCCATGAAACTGCGCGGGGAGCCCCCTTCCTCCAATACCCTCCTTATTGGTAATCGATAGGCGGCAGATCTGGTTCTGCCCAATGAACGTACAGGCTTGCTCCAGCGTTTCCTTTCATCAATACTGATGGAGGAATATAGTTTGTTTGATTGTGTCGAGCTAATCCCTTTATTGATTTACGGCGCACTAAACTTGTCTATGAAGCAGTTTCCGTAAACTGATTGATTACTTTTGCAATGACGGTTATCAGCTCATCCGGTTTGGCTTGTTTTGGGAGATATGCTTGGAAGCCGGCAGAGAGGGCTCGTTCGTGCTCATCCTCCCTGGCAAAAGCGGTCAGGGCAATCACTGGAATTTTACTGATGCCGCGTTGCCTCTCCCATTCTCTGACCTTTTCAAGCAAAACATAGCCGTCCATCGGCATCCGAATATCGGAGATTAGCAGATCGAGCCGCTTCCGCTCCAATATCTCTAATGCCTCCTGAGCCGAGGCGGCCGCCGTCACGTGGATGCCATATCCTTCCAGGGCGATCTTCAGCAATGTGCGTACATCCACTTCATCATCGACCAAAAGTAGATTCCAGTTATATAGCGCTGGAAGGCTACCGAAAGATTCCTCCTGTTTCGCGGGGGAACGGCCCGGTTCCGAGTCATCCTCTTTTCTCTGAACATCCCGGATCGGAAGTCTGACGGTGACTGTTGCCCCCTTCCCCTCTCCCGGACTTTCAGCCAAGACGCTTCCGCCGTGCAACTCTACGAGATGTTTCACGATGGCAAGACCGAGTCCTAAACCTTTCTGCGATCTTTTGGTGCTTCCCTCAGCCCGACGAAAACGGTTGAACATATAAGGCAGAAAGTCAGAAGGAATACCCATTCCGTAATCTTTGACACGAATCTGAATATATGGATCCACCTGCTCCAAAAAGATCTCGATGCGTCCTTTATCGGGGGTGAACTTAATCGCATTGGAGAGTAAGTTCCCGAGCACCTGTTGCAGCCGCTCGGGATCAATCATGACAGGATTAATGGAGGGATCGAGCATCATTTTCATCTCAATCCGCTTGGCCTCTGCTGTCTGGCGAACGGTCTCAACGGCGGCCTTAATAATCGGGACCAAACTCAATGGACGGAGATCCAGGCGAAGTTTTCCGGAAATCATATGTGAGACATCCAAAAGCGCTCTGATCAGGTGCTCCCGCGCCCTTGCATTTTGCTCAAGCGCCTCCAATACAATCTGCTGTCTTTCGGGATCAAGTCCTCCCATCCCGAGCAACTGGGCCCACCCATAGTTGGCATTTAGCGGGATTCGCAATTCATCGGAGATGATCGCTAAGAATTCATCTTTCAGCCGATTCGCTTCCTGGGCTTCCAATCTCGCCTTCTGCTCACGCGCAAGAAGCGCTTCTCTCTCCCTCTCAGCTTGTTTGCACTCAGTGATATCCTCGGCGATTCCGGTAATCCTGCAGATCCGTCCCGATTCATCCTTAATCGGAAAGGCCCGATCTCGAATCCAGCGAACCGAGCCATCCGGCCGGATGATCCGGAACTCCTCATCATAGGAGCCTACGCCGTGCTGGATCCATAAAAGCTGATGGGTCATGACTGCTCTCTCGATCCTGTCTCGATCATCCGGATGAATCGCATCCAGCCATGTGGTCGGCTGTTCATACAGGCTCTTATAGTTCCGCCCCCATATCTTCTCATATGCGGGACTAATATAGAGCATCCCGCTTTCATCGGTGCTGCTCATCCAGAAAACCTCGGTGATATTCTCAGCCAATTGCAAAAAACGGTACTCACTCTGCTGAAGTTCCTTTTCCATTTTTTTGCGCTCGCGACGCACTTGGCTCTCACGCAGCTCTCGCTCGACGACAGGAACCAGGCGCCGAAGATTTTCTTTTAGGATATAATCCTTCGCCCCGGCCTTCATTGTCTTCACAGCAAGATCTTCGTCGACGCCGTCGGATAGCGTAATGAATGGCAGCTCAAACCCGCTTTTCTGCAACAGGTCCAACGCGGCAGGAGCGCTGAAATTCGGCAGGTTGTAAGCGGCAATCACAACGTCCCATTCGGTTTCAGACAATGCGTTTGTCATGCCTTCGGCCGTATCCACCCGGTCACAGGTTACCTCATAGCCGCCACGGCATAGTTCAACCAACAGCGACTCGACATCTTCCCTCGAATCTCCAACAATTAATACTCGAAGTGATATGTCCATCCCACTCTCCTCTTTGAATCCGGGCTCTTGCCATATGCCGTGACCCGGTTTCCAACTTTCGGCTCCTGAATCCTTATCGCCGCCACGCAAGTTATCCGTCATCTCTACATATATACCTTGAATATATAATCTTAATCATGATACAGTCAAGCGGAATAAAAAACGGACCAAGAACATATGGATAGGTTGTAAGCGGATTGATCAGGCCACTCTTATATCGAGCATCTAATGTTAGAAAATCGAGAGACGGTGAGAAGGGGGTGGATGAACAAGAAGGAGGTCCAGTGACGAAATCGAGCCAAAATCTTAAGAAGAAAAAAGACTCAGACCAAAAGATCGATACTACCGAAGATCCGCAAGTCCGATGCGATTGTGGCCAGTTGGTTGCTCGGCTTACCTCGCTCGGCGTCGAGATCAAATGCAAGCGGTGCAAGAGGATAACCATTATTCCAGTCAAAAATAAGAATCCTAAATAAAGAGAAGTAAAGGAACATAGACCCCGAAGAGATTCTTCGAATATAATTCCAGATGTTAGAATCAGTGCACGCTAAAGGCATTCTAATGGATCATTCGGACTTTAAGAGCCGCCTTTTTGGTAATCGCTTCCAGCCGACGCGACTTCTAAAGGAAGCTCAGGGAATCAAGACTCTGCTCGGAACCGATTTTGCCAAGCGTTGCGAGGTCGTCATCAAACTAATCCCTGCCTCAAGAGTTTCTGCTACCGCTCATCAGCGTCTGGAATACGAAATGCATATGCTCGGCAAGATCCAGAGTCCGCATTTGGTCGCCCCGCTTGCTGTTGGCGTTGAGGAAGATCTGTTCTATATCGTCCGGCTGTTTGTCCAGGGTGCCTCGCTCGCGGAGCGCCTTGGTAGAAGTCCGCTCCCGATAGGTTGCGCCGTTCCAGTGACTCTGGGAATCCTCCGCTCCCTTTGTGAGGCGCATAAACATGGCCTGGTTCATCGCAACTTGAAACCGGCCAATGTGATCTTAACAGGTGACGCTTCTCCGGAAGAGATCAGACTCATCGATTCTGGGTACTCCCTGACCGGAGGGATCGATCATTACGGCCATCACATCCCATTGGATACTCTTTGGTATACCTCACCGGAAGCGGCTGGTCTTTTAAATCGAACTCTTGATGGTCGTTCCGATCTCTATGCCGTAGGTGTTCTA encodes:
- a CDS encoding hybrid sensor histidine kinase/response regulator — protein: MDISLRVLIVGDSREDVESLLVELCRGGYEVTCDRVDTAEGMTNALSETEWDVVIAAYNLPNFSAPAALDLLQKSGFELPFITLSDGVDEDLAVKTMKAGAKDYILKENLRRLVPVVERELRESQVRRERKKMEKELQQSEYRFLQLAENITEVFWMSSTDESGMLYISPAYEKIWGRNYKSLYEQPTTWLDAIHPDDRDRIERAVMTHQLLWIQHGVGSYDEEFRIIRPDGSVRWIRDRAFPIKDESGRICRITGIAEDITECKQAEREREALLAREQKARLEAQEANRLKDEFLAIISDELRIPLNANYGWAQLLGMGGLDPERQQIVLEALEQNARAREHLIRALLDVSHMISGKLRLDLRPLSLVPIIKAAVETVRQTAEAKRIEMKMMLDPSINPVMIDPERLQQVLGNLLSNAIKFTPDKGRIEIFLEQVDPYIQIRVKDYGMGIPSDFLPYMFNRFRRAEGSTKRSQKGLGLGLAIVKHLVELHGGSVLAESPGEGKGATVTVRLPIRDVQRKEDDSEPGRSPAKQEESFGSLPALYNWNLLLVDDEVDVRTLLKIALEGYGIHVTAAASAQEALEILERKRLDLLISDIRMPMDGYVLLEKVREWERQRGISKIPVIALTAFAREDEHERALSAGFQAYLPKQAKPDELITVIAKVINQFTETAS